The following coding sequences are from one Thermaerobacter subterraneus DSM 13965 window:
- a CDS encoding IreB family regulatory phosphoprotein: MYGGLPLAASGSGRPADPAAILAAVYEALEERGYDPVRQLAGYLLSGDPAYITSHRGARALVSRIERDQLLAELVRTYVAGLRARAARREA; encoded by the coding sequence ATGTACGGGGGCCTGCCCCTGGCCGCATCCGGCTCCGGCCGACCGGCCGACCCGGCGGCCATCCTGGCCGCCGTCTACGAGGCGCTGGAGGAACGCGGCTACGATCCCGTGCGGCAGCTGGCCGGTTACCTGCTCTCGGGCGACCCGGCGTACATCACCAGCCACCGGGGTGCCCGGGCGCTGGTGTCGCGCATCGAACGGGATCAGCTGCTGGCGGAACTGGTCCGCACCTACGTGGCCGGCCTGCGGGCCCGGGCGGCCCGGCGCGAAGCCTGA
- a CDS encoding rhomboid family intramembrane serine protease: protein MIPLRDTIRSRRFPWITVLIIALNVYVFYVEWTTGPTPEAGIGLLAERFGVVPARIPPLALLPQVGLEPYLPLVTAMFLHGSLVHLLGNMLFLWVFGDNVEDRLGRGRYLLFYLLAGFLGNYAHVAANPGSTIPTIGASGAVAGVLGAYFLAFPRSRIVTLIFLFIFITVAEVPAWVFLLVWFGLQVLNGLAALGAPNVTLVAWWAHVAGFVAGAAGWLLLAPRRREPRWL, encoded by the coding sequence ATGATCCCGTTACGCGACACCATTCGCTCGCGGCGCTTCCCGTGGATCACCGTACTGATCATCGCCCTCAATGTCTATGTGTTTTACGTGGAATGGACCACCGGCCCCACGCCGGAGGCGGGGATCGGCCTCCTGGCGGAGAGGTTCGGGGTCGTTCCCGCCCGCATCCCGCCCCTGGCCCTGCTGCCCCAGGTTGGCCTGGAGCCTTACCTCCCCCTCGTCACGGCCATGTTCCTGCACGGCAGCCTGGTCCACTTGCTGGGCAACATGTTGTTCCTCTGGGTGTTCGGCGACAACGTGGAAGACCGGCTGGGCCGGGGCCGCTATCTCCTGTTCTACCTGCTTGCGGGCTTCCTGGGGAACTACGCCCACGTGGCGGCCAACCCCGGTTCCACCATCCCGACCATCGGTGCCAGCGGCGCGGTGGCCGGCGTGCTGGGAGCGTATTTCCTCGCCTTCCCGCGCTCGCGCATCGTCACCTTGATTTTTCTCTTCATCTTCATTACGGTAGCGGAAGTGCCCGCCTGGGTCTTCCTGCTGGTCTGGTTCGGGCTTCAGGTCCTGAACGGGCTGGCCGCCCTGGGCGCTCCCAATGTGACCCTGGTGGCCTGGTGGGCCCACGTGGCGGGCTTCGTGGCCGGGGCTGCCGGCTGGCTTCTGCTGGCGCCCCGCCGGCGGGAGCCGCGCTGGCTGTGA
- the ruvX gene encoding Holliday junction resolvase RuvX — protein sequence MRWLGLDLGSRVIGVAISDPEGILARPLASLPRQGDDRDIARVVELARQHGAEGIVVGWPRRLDGRRGPEAEAAEAFAAGLQAAGVSRVTLWDERLSTVQAERVLIDADLSRRRRKAIIDRMAATVILQAFLEAQRRQRATGGESPRGARKQRPGGGECLSQQPVEEGGGAVMDLPEERRIVTFRDENGEEQQFVVIDLVEMNDRKYAIVADPDDEEEAFIFRLLHEDDGTPVLVEIEDDEEWDAVAEAWEDMVAEEEDEAYADEVLGPDEDEWEEEDWDEEDLDDDVLDDEDLDDLEELDGLDEEDDEEPAEDEDGDDEDGGGPSGRRP from the coding sequence ATGCGCTGGTTGGGGCTCGATCTGGGCAGCCGCGTCATCGGTGTGGCCATCAGCGACCCCGAGGGGATCCTGGCCCGCCCGCTGGCAAGCCTGCCCCGGCAGGGCGATGACCGGGACATCGCCAGGGTGGTCGAACTGGCCCGCCAACACGGCGCCGAAGGCATCGTGGTCGGCTGGCCCCGGCGGCTGGACGGCCGGCGCGGCCCGGAGGCGGAGGCGGCCGAGGCGTTCGCCGCCGGGCTGCAGGCGGCCGGTGTTTCCCGGGTAACCCTATGGGACGAGCGGCTGTCGACCGTCCAGGCGGAGCGGGTGCTGATCGACGCCGACCTCTCCCGGCGCCGGCGCAAGGCGATCATCGACCGCATGGCGGCTACGGTGATCCTGCAGGCCTTTCTCGAAGCCCAGCGCAGGCAACGGGCAACGGGTGGCGAATCTCCCCGCGGGGCACGCAAGCAACGCCCCGGCGGCGGTGAATGTCTCAGCCAGCAGCCTGTGGAGGAAGGTGGTGGGGCAGTGATGGACCTGCCGGAGGAACGCCGGATCGTCACCTTCCGGGACGAGAACGGCGAGGAGCAGCAGTTCGTGGTCATCGACCTGGTGGAAATGAACGACCGCAAGTATGCCATCGTCGCCGACCCCGACGACGAGGAGGAGGCCTTCATCTTCCGCCTGCTCCACGAGGATGACGGCACGCCGGTCCTGGTCGAGATCGAGGACGACGAGGAGTGGGACGCCGTCGCCGAGGCGTGGGAAGACATGGTGGCCGAGGAAGAAGACGAAGCCTATGCCGACGAGGTCCTCGGTCCCGACGAGGATGAGTGGGAGGAAGAGGACTGGGACGAGGAGGACCTGGACGACGACGTCCTGGACGACGAGGACCTGGACGACCTGGAGGAGCTGGACGGCCTGGACGAGGAGGACGACGAGGAGCCGGCCGAGGATGAGGACGGCGACGACGAGGACGGAGGCGGCCCTTCCGGGCGGCGGCCTTGA
- the mltG gene encoding endolytic transglycosylase MltG encodes MRRTIWRVVGAVLAAALVLAAGTAGWLYHRYVNALEPPRPGSPVTTVVRVPRGASTAEIAGLLHRQGLIRDPLAFRVLVRLQGYDGRLRAGVYRLSPGMPAQAVLDKLARGDILTARFTIPEGWTVAQVVEHLAAEGLVTRESFRAALDRAAADWPYLPRDAGTRNALKEPLEGYLFPDTYRVPVDEHGRADPALVVRLMLDRFRQVVGPEEEARARQMGLSVHQVITLASIVEREARVAEERPVIAGVYLNRLERNMTLDADPTVLYALGRTSGRLTYADLRVDSPYNTYRYPGLPPGPIGAPGEAAIRAVLHPADVDYLYFVLRPDGSGRHQFARTLAEHNRNVRAYRQSLQEQDPPAGQDRNPDR; translated from the coding sequence GTGCGGCGCACCATCTGGCGGGTCGTGGGGGCGGTCCTGGCGGCGGCGCTGGTGCTGGCCGCCGGGACGGCCGGCTGGCTCTACCACCGGTATGTCAACGCCCTGGAGCCACCCCGGCCGGGGTCGCCCGTCACCACGGTGGTGCGGGTCCCCCGAGGGGCGTCCACCGCGGAGATCGCCGGCCTCCTCCACCGGCAGGGATTGATCCGGGATCCGCTTGCCTTCCGCGTCCTGGTCCGGCTGCAAGGGTACGACGGGCGCCTGCGGGCCGGGGTCTACCGCTTGAGTCCCGGCATGCCGGCCCAAGCCGTGCTGGACAAGCTGGCGCGCGGCGACATCCTCACCGCCCGCTTCACCATTCCCGAAGGGTGGACGGTGGCCCAGGTTGTCGAACACCTGGCGGCCGAGGGCCTGGTGACCCGGGAAAGCTTTCGCGCCGCCCTGGACCGGGCGGCCGCGGACTGGCCCTACCTGCCCCGGGATGCCGGCACCCGCAACGCCCTGAAGGAGCCCCTGGAAGGGTACCTCTTCCCCGATACCTACCGGGTGCCCGTGGACGAGCACGGCCGTGCCGATCCGGCCCTGGTGGTGCGGCTCATGCTGGACCGGTTCCGGCAGGTGGTGGGTCCGGAGGAGGAGGCCCGGGCCCGGCAGATGGGCTTGAGCGTGCACCAGGTCATCACCCTGGCCTCCATCGTGGAGCGGGAGGCCCGTGTGGCGGAGGAGCGGCCGGTCATCGCCGGCGTGTACCTCAACCGGCTGGAGCGCAACATGACGCTGGATGCCGACCCCACCGTGCTGTACGCCCTGGGCCGGACCTCCGGCCGGCTCACCTACGCCGACCTGCGGGTCGATTCACCCTACAACACCTACCGCTACCCCGGCCTCCCGCCGGGCCCCATCGGTGCCCCGGGGGAGGCCGCCATCCGCGCCGTTCTCCACCCGGCCGACGTGGACTACCTGTACTTCGTCCTGCGCCCGGACGGTTCGGGGCGGCACCAGTTCGCCCGCACCCTGGCGGAGCACAACCGCAACGTCCGTGCCTACCGCCAGTCCCTCCAGGAGCAGGACCCGCCGGCGGGCCAGGACCGGAACCCGGACCGCTGA
- the sigK gene encoding RNA polymerase sporulation sigma factor SigK has product MGPGWLLLLGAALVRGLLYLVGYLQTGRSFPQPLSPEEEAHYLERMRCGDERAREVLIERNLRLVAHIAKKFDETGEDPEDLISIGTVGLIKGVDTYDPSKGTRLATYAARCIENEILMHLRATRRNRREVFLQNPIGVDREGNEVTLMDMLPADEDAVEETVGRRLLARRIREAVRELGPRERRVLELRFGLDGRRRYTQREVARVLGISRSYVSRIEKRAVRKLTRHVLDEPGPLPEPAGEGDEP; this is encoded by the coding sequence ATGGGACCCGGATGGCTGCTGCTCCTGGGGGCTGCGCTGGTGCGCGGCCTGCTCTACCTGGTCGGCTACCTGCAGACCGGTCGCAGTTTCCCCCAGCCCCTTTCCCCCGAGGAAGAGGCTCACTACCTGGAGCGCATGCGCTGCGGTGACGAGAGGGCACGGGAGGTGCTGATCGAACGCAACCTCCGGCTGGTGGCCCATATCGCCAAGAAGTTCGACGAAACCGGCGAGGATCCCGAGGACCTGATCAGCATCGGTACCGTCGGCCTGATCAAGGGAGTGGACACCTACGACCCCTCCAAGGGCACGCGGCTGGCCACCTACGCCGCCCGCTGCATCGAGAACGAGATCCTGATGCACCTGCGGGCCACCCGCCGCAACCGCCGGGAGGTGTTCCTGCAGAACCCCATCGGCGTCGACCGGGAGGGCAACGAGGTGACCCTGATGGACATGTTGCCCGCCGACGAGGACGCCGTGGAGGAGACGGTGGGCCGCCGCCTCCTGGCCCGGAGGATCCGCGAGGCGGTCCGAGAGCTGGGCCCGCGGGAACGCCGGGTGCTCGAGCTCCGCTTCGGCCTGGACGGCCGGCGCCGCTACACCCAGCGGGAGGTGGCGCGGGTGCTGGGCATCTCCCGGTCCTACGTCTCCCGCATCGAGAAGCGGGCGGTGCGCAAGCTGACCCGTCACGTGCTGGACGAACCCGGCCCCTTACCCGAGCCTGCCGGCGAGGGTGACGAGCCCTAG
- a CDS encoding YqeG family HAD IIIA-type phosphatase, whose product MRRLWRLLTPDLVAPSIYAIRWDALRARGVRGLILDLDNTLARRDQPLPDEALRRWLDEARQQGFAVCILSNNLEQRVQRFARACGVPAVHSATKPRRRAFLRALQTIGTEPAQAAVIGDQIFTDVLGGNRLGMVTVLVTPLPGREFIGTRLVRLVERWVLRRLVPPGGPPA is encoded by the coding sequence GTGCGGCGGTTGTGGCGGCTCTTGACGCCGGATCTGGTGGCCCCCTCGATCTATGCCATCCGCTGGGATGCGTTGCGCGCCCGCGGGGTGCGGGGCCTGATCCTCGACCTGGACAACACCCTGGCCCGTCGCGATCAGCCCCTGCCCGACGAGGCCCTGCGCCGCTGGCTGGACGAGGCCCGGCAGCAGGGCTTCGCCGTGTGCATCCTCTCCAACAACCTGGAACAGCGGGTGCAGCGCTTCGCCCGGGCCTGCGGCGTCCCCGCGGTCCACTCGGCCACCAAGCCTCGCCGGCGCGCCTTCCTCCGCGCCCTCCAGACCATCGGCACCGAGCCTGCCCAGGCGGCGGTGATCGGCGACCAGATCTTCACCGACGTCCTGGGCGGCAATCGCCTGGGGATGGTCACGGTGCTGGTCACGCCCCTGCCCGGTCGCGAGTTCATCGGCACCCGCCTGGTGCGGCTGGTGGAGCGGTGGGTCCTCCGGCGGCTGGTCCCGCCGGGCGGCCCCCCGGCATGA
- a CDS encoding sensor histidine kinase, with the protein MEAAVPGSLDPVALDRVLRETLTAVERGREQVFFIAEQAREEYREAARELDEVRAQVAELIAQVDGLARRQQQARLRLVEISRHFQRYGEEAYREAYEEAMRLHEEWVRAQEREAQLRHRRDELERRLRRLGETVRRAEELAGHIRLALELLSGKLGQLLGQAADLQRRLQVGLMLLQAQEEERRRLARDIHDGPAQMLANVVLRVEVCQRLLDEDVGRAREELERLKALTRESLQDVRKIIFDLRPMALDDLGLIPALRQYVAGFVDKTGLEVELVTRGAARRLDPAVEITVYRVLQEALNNVWKHAGASRVVMRVEFAARRLWAEVADDGCGFDPAAPRGADRFGLANMQERVAMVGGRIDIQSRPGQGTRVRLEIPLGREEDGHADPGPDR; encoded by the coding sequence GTGGAGGCGGCGGTCCCGGGTTCCCTCGACCCCGTGGCGCTGGACCGGGTCCTGCGCGAGACCCTGACGGCCGTGGAGCGCGGGCGGGAACAGGTCTTCTTCATCGCCGAGCAGGCCCGGGAGGAATACCGGGAAGCGGCCCGAGAGCTGGACGAGGTCCGGGCGCAGGTGGCAGAGCTCATCGCCCAGGTGGACGGCCTGGCCCGCCGGCAGCAGCAGGCCCGGCTGCGGCTGGTGGAGATCTCCCGCCACTTCCAGCGCTACGGCGAGGAAGCCTACCGCGAAGCCTACGAGGAGGCGATGCGGCTCCACGAGGAATGGGTACGGGCCCAGGAGCGGGAAGCCCAGCTGCGCCACCGCCGGGACGAGCTGGAACGGCGGTTGCGCCGCCTGGGCGAGACGGTGCGGCGGGCGGAGGAGCTGGCCGGTCACATCCGCCTGGCGCTGGAGCTGCTGTCGGGCAAGCTGGGGCAGCTTTTGGGCCAGGCGGCGGACCTCCAGCGGCGGCTGCAGGTGGGCCTGATGCTGCTCCAGGCCCAGGAGGAAGAGCGGCGCCGGCTGGCCCGGGACATCCACGACGGCCCTGCCCAGATGCTGGCCAACGTGGTGTTGCGGGTCGAGGTCTGCCAGCGGCTTCTGGACGAGGACGTGGGCCGCGCCCGGGAGGAACTGGAGCGCCTCAAGGCCCTGACCCGGGAGAGCCTGCAGGACGTGCGCAAGATCATCTTCGACCTGCGGCCCATGGCCCTGGACGACCTGGGGCTGATTCCGGCCCTCCGGCAGTATGTGGCGGGCTTCGTCGACAAGACCGGACTCGAGGTGGAGCTGGTGACCCGCGGGGCGGCCCGCCGGCTCGACCCCGCCGTGGAGATCACGGTCTACCGCGTCCTTCAGGAAGCGCTGAACAACGTGTGGAAGCATGCCGGCGCCAGCCGGGTGGTCATGCGGGTGGAGTTCGCCGCACGGCGGCTGTGGGCGGAGGTAGCCGACGACGGCTGCGGGTTCGACCCCGCAGCGCCCCGCGGCGCCGATCGCTTTGGTCTGGCCAACATGCAGGAGCGGGTGGCCATGGTGGGCGGCCGCATCGACATCCAGAGCCGCCCGGGGCAGGGCACGCGGGTGCGCCTTGAGATCCCGCTGGGGAGGGAAGAAGACGGCCATGCCGATCCGGGTCCTGATCGCTGA
- a CDS encoding response regulator, which produces MPIRVLIADDHALLREGLRQVLHLEPDIEVVGEARNGAEAVRHAARLRPDLVVMDINLPDMSGIEATRQIRAASASTQVLVLTIHDQEEYLLEAIAAGASGFVLKDVEPRTLVEAVRLCCRGEGYVHPTLSARVLNLGTRRRERWTPLGGGIPEPLTRREFEVLQLVAEGVSNREIGQRLFISEKTVKNHITSIFRKLGVADRTQAVIHAIREGWVKV; this is translated from the coding sequence ATGCCGATCCGGGTCCTGATCGCTGACGACCACGCCCTCCTGCGGGAGGGCCTGCGCCAGGTGCTCCACCTGGAACCGGACATCGAGGTGGTGGGCGAGGCGCGCAACGGGGCCGAGGCCGTCCGCCACGCCGCCCGGTTGCGGCCCGACCTGGTGGTGATGGACATCAACCTGCCCGACATGTCGGGCATCGAGGCGACCCGGCAGATCCGGGCGGCCTCCGCCTCGACCCAGGTGCTGGTGCTGACCATCCACGACCAGGAGGAGTACCTGCTGGAGGCCATTGCCGCCGGTGCCAGCGGGTTCGTCCTGAAGGACGTGGAGCCCCGCACCCTGGTGGAGGCGGTGCGCCTGTGTTGCCGGGGCGAGGGTTACGTCCACCCCACCCTGTCGGCTCGTGTCCTCAACCTGGGCACGCGGCGGCGGGAGCGGTGGACCCCCCTGGGCGGGGGCATCCCCGAGCCCCTGACCCGCCGGGAGTTCGAGGTGCTGCAGCTGGTGGCGGAGGGCGTTTCGAACCGGGAGATCGGCCAGCGGCTCTTCATCAGCGAAAAGACGGTGAAGAACCACATCACCTCGATCTTCCGCAAGCTGGGCGTGGCCGACCGCACCCAGGCGGTGATCCACGCCATCCGGGAGGGCTGGGTCAAGGTCTAG